AATTAGCgagaattttgaaaaaatcgaGAACAAGGAATTCGTACTAACCACGGAAAAGGCTCTGGACATACGAATCGTACTTtgcaaaatgagaagaaatgaaattatTGGATGAGGACGATATGATTAGCATATCTCTATCCATGGATACACACCTGCAAACGAGGAAGTCGACATAAGACCAACCGAACCgttccttttctcccccccccctcaatGTAGGATGATTTTCGGAGGAACGAAATAAGTGcagattatttttccaagAAGATATGCCAGATACATGCGGATACGGTGGTAATATGCTCTGCCATGTGCGTTTCTATgtggacaatttttttttttttttttatgaacggGGGTCAGGCAAAAtttagcagaaaaaaaaatagctattttttattcccttttttttttttttttttttttttacctgacctgttcataaaaagagcaacatataatatagcacattttttttttttttttttttttgccattagAACCAACTGGCACGTGAAgtagaagagaaggagaagaacgcCTTGACGATGTGCCAGGAAAACACTTCAAAGGATGGCTCAGAAACAAATCCAAATGACGAACCTTCCAAGGTGAATTTAACTGTGGTATCATCCATGGAGGAAAACCCCGCTGGAGCAGGCACAGAAGGGGGAGCACTCTCCAATGTTTTCCTCCCTCTAAATGAAAAGTCAGGAGAGGCAAACTGTACAGGTAAAGGAAGGTGCCGTCATTGaggtctacatttttttatgggGTGTACTTCGTGGGAAAATCTACCCCATAGGGTTGCTTTTCAACGACGTCTTTCCTCAACCACATCGCTTCTCTGTACTATctccccccacccccccaCAGCGCACACATCCAACCCGGAGGAAAGAAACCCCCGGCGGAAAAATCGAAATGAGCAGAAAATGGTCCATTCGAATTtcttccacaaaaaaaaggtactcTTCATGACAGTGGTGTGCAAATGGCTGTTGGGTGTCCACGACGAATTACACAAGCGAGGAGTCGCATATCATCTCGTGTGCACTTTATCGTTTCTCATCCATAGTACGagtcttccccccccccccattaCACACATGCCCAGATGAAGCTCATGGAGCGTTGGCAGAAGGTGGCCGAAGAATCCAGGCTGATGAAGGACTCTGACTCCAgttgttaattttatttttttttttttgaaaagctGTATATGCCTGGCATGATGTCCGCATGGTTCTTTGCTATCACACAGAAAAGCATTTGTGGTTGGCACTATGAAGGTTGAAGTGACAATGCACAGGGTATATACTCGCGTGTACATAATCGTGGTCTGTGGTTGATAATGTGTGGGCTGCGATTCGCGGACTGGGGTTTACCCTCATCCGTCACTCGTGCCTGTTCTGGAACAAGTTTATTTGCTTCACTTgtgctcattttgtttttccccattttatttttatttatttttatttttatttatttttcttatttttttaattttttttatgtgtttttATTTCGGGCCCGTTTTTTAACCCCCAATGGTTCCGTCGCTCGTTTGACTTTTTAACAAAGTTCAGTTGACTGCAGCTTGGAAATGTAGTTATCCAGCTTTTCCCATTCCCACACGTGGTACCACTTCGTTACTACTCCTTCCTGtgtattctctttttttttttttttttttttttttttttctgtaaactTGAAAGGTAGCTCTGCCTTCCCCCTTCCACTGCTTCTGAGCGTGACTACCGTCAACCCGGGTGTAggtccctttccttcttccatgGCTACAGGTCGATTACTCCTTCCATGGCTACAGGTCGATTACTCCTTCCATGGCTACAGGCCGATTACTCCTTCCATGGCTACAGGTCGATTACTCCTTCCATGGCTACAGGTCGATTACTCCTTCCATGGCTACAGGTCGATTACTTCTTCCATGGCTAAAGGTCGAttacttcttccatttctttcctcctccaccGCTGTGTGCCCGATGGCAATGCTCTCGCGGAGGAGATCCTTTTCAAAGTTCCTGATGATCAAGACGACGAATGGCGTCTTTAGGGAAGGCGCCCCCAAGTTTGGCTCCTTGCCCAGGCGGTACAAAAGTACTACTACGAACGAACCGGAAGACTCACCTATACAGGAGGAGAGCAACCACCACTTCAATCACCACAGGTATGTGGATTTTTATCGTGATGAATCAATGAGCATTGGCATTGTACGTTTCAGAAATACTAtcaatggaaagaaaaatatttttggagATTTTCTGGACGAGTTAAGGAATGTAATAGAACATGTCACAAATATCATCTCAAATGAGGAGACGAATGCCTTTTACATAAAAGAATTTCCACAGAAGGATAACTACATGGTGAAGAATTTGCGCAACAGGATTCCTTACGTGGACAACCGATTGAAGGTTCTTATACTTACTTGGGATAATGCAAAAACTCAGGGTCAGACTACCACCATTTCCAGTACGCCCGACTataattccttccttaaaaatgaTGAGCAACTGAACATAGAACTTTCCAATTCATTCCGCTACCTGTGCAACACTATCCAACATTTGCCCCTCATCACGATAAGCACAATTAACGGCCAGTGCTACAACAGTGGAATGGACCTACTACTGTCTACGGATTTCAAATTATCAAGTGAACAGAGTACCTTTGGTTTTAACAAAACACATTTAGGGTTATTTCCCTACGGAGGAAGCACACAGAAGTTGTTCCGAACCATTCCAATGAGTTACGCAAAGCATCTCCTCCTTACAGGAGACACGATAAGCGCTAAGGATGCACTGAGGATTAACCTAATAGATATTTGTATGAATGAGAATGAAGACCATTTTATTAATACTTCATGTGTTCATTTTGACACGAAGTTTACAAAAACACAGAAGATcgagattttaaaaaaaagtgttttaACATTCTTTGCAGATATTTTCTCAAACGAATTATTTGCTCACAAGACGAATGATAGCTCTTttgtcttttctcttttctttgccttccagttttttttcattccgaCCAATTCTCTACAGAGTATTAAAATGAGTATCATGGAGGGCATGTCTCTCAGCGAGCCAAACTTGTACTTGGATCACGACAGGGCTGTTTTCGAGCGCAACGTCAACGCGCCTCAGAGGGGCGAAATTCTCGCTTACTTGAAGCGCACAATCAACAACCCGACCCCTACACCCACGTAGCACGTCAAATATAACACACTACAGTATGCATGCATGTACGCATGCATGTAcgcatgcatgtatgtatatacatgtatgtctatacatatgtatgtatgtatgtatgtatgtatgtatgtatgtatgtatgtatgtatgtatgtatgtatgtatgtatgtatgtatgtatgtatgtatgtatgtatgtatgtatgcatgtatgtattgTGTAGTACACCACGATACGTTCGTCCAATAAACCGCTAAGGGAGTAATAAAATTTTGCCCATCCTTCCTATGCCATCCCCCCTCTCCcttccccaaaaaaatactaCTTGCCGTCGTGTgcattccccatttttttttttcctttttttttatgttaaaaaaaaaaagaaagatcgTTGTAAAGCATAAATAAAACTCAttacaacattttttctttatttttttattttttattacctaGACTGATTATGATCATTTCCATTGTGTTGAAAAGATCCTGCCCGCTAGGAATATTTTACACCTGCGTATTTTTTATCGACGCGGTAGATATTGGTTTATGTAAAAATGGCACATATGGAAAAGAGTGAAGGGTGGGAGAGAGGGtgattttccttcttccattaatGGCACTATTGTCGGATGTACATACCCCATGAAGCACGAATATTATTAATTCGTCTCTTACGAAAAAACTCGTAAAGTAAAACGATAAATAGACGTGGGATTatgatatgtttttttttttttttttttttttataccctCAACCGATATGGTGTTAACATACTCGGTACGGATGGAAGGGCGATGTTTTGCTCACTGGAATTGTGGCTTCGTCCGCTTCCATTTTTCCGCCTcaagggtttttttttttataaaactcCTTATtagttatatataaaaagccTATAAACATGCAGAGTAGGCATCTGCAATGTATGGCTACATTTTCGTTTGATAAAACACTCTGTCACTCTTTTATAAGGATGGCTCTCCATTTATTCCCCCTTAAGagtttttgctttttttttttttttcatgcttgTGGCATTCTTACATGGCAGTAAGGACACTCGTCATGAAAAGAAATTCCTCTTACCCCTCACAATTGTACAGTTTGATGTTGCTCtcatatttttatcctcCTAAGAACGCGCAATCAATCATCCATCCCTTCTCTCGTCTAATggctttttcccttttttttcagcaaAGCAACAATTATCATCTTAATGTTATTTCAGAAACACAGACCAAGTGCATTTCTTGtcatcacaaaaaaaagggaaagcgcCAGGTAATTGTTCCTGGGTGATTGTAACTCCACCAAGGGGAGAAACACCTTCCAGGGAGGGGGGATTGGTTTATTAAATATGTCTAGAGGGGGGtacaaacacacacacatacatgcatacatacacatatacatatatacatgcatacatacacttacatacatacatacgtacatacacacatacacttttttttttttttcttcttttttgtgtgaTCAAAAAACGAGAAATTGGCTTTACATGTACAGGCCAATTTCAAGCTGGATAATCAACATGTGCTCATTCTTGCAAGAAGTTATTTCGGCTATGGTTTTACATCTCCATATAGCTGAACTCAAAAAAGATCTTGCGGAGGGAGGGAAAAGGTGGGGGTAGTGGTATCCGTAGCCAGTGGTGTAGATACACATCACAGTACACACGTAACTTTGTACGTTCTTATATGATGAATGAGCCACATAACTTCGAACActcatccccccccctatcCTTCCAATCTGTTCTATTCGTttggtaaaagaaaaaaaatatattggtTGGCACCCCAAAGTTTTTCAACGCAAGGGTACTTATAGTTGTTATCGCTGTCTCTCTCTATGGGTTACTCTAAATGAAGTCTCATCATCCCTCTTctaatgaagaaggaaaaaatcacaCACACAATGCGCAACTCTCatttgtaagaaaaaaaaaaaaaaaaaaaaaaaaaaaaaaatcagtgaATCCTAATCATCATTATTTAACACTTCAGACCCGAAAGGCTTTGATATAAATGAAAGGTTTCttatcatccttttttttttttttttttttttttttttttaaattagaACCCTGGCATATCGTCCTGGAACAAATACCATGGgcctttctcttttcgttTACAAAATTTACAACACTCAAGGGGGTGACTTAATCCGTATGATGCCTTCAGGTAAAATGAGAGGCTACGGTAACATCACGCTTAAGCACTCGTGTGGGTACAACAAATAGGAGGTACTGAAAATATACTCCTCGGCTTTGCGTACGTAGGTAGCGCCACAGTCTGCCGTCCCCGTACGATACGCGTGACTCGTTcaaagatgaaaataaaaaagcagCAGGTAAACACTCAGGTGACAGGCGGTTGAGTTGGAAAATCGAATGAATGGTGAAGTAAACGTGGCTGAACGCTTCTCCTGCGCAGAGTTTCAGCGCGTTCACaatgcaaaaaagggaaaagcgaAAGAATGAGAAGCAAAGTAAAGCAAAACGgaaatgaagcaaaacaaaaatgaacaaaacaaaaatgaacaaaacaaaaatgaacaaaacaaaaatgaacaaaacaaaaatgaacaaaataaatttatttcattctctCCCCTTAGCTGGGAATCGGTCGCGCAATGGTAACCTGCGGCATCctcatatatgcatacgcaACAATCGGcgcaaataaattttttcaaaaataagtaaacaaaaaaattatgaacttCCCACGCagtttctctctttttttatttttttaaattttcttatttcttttaatcgCGTTCTTCCTAATGTTATTCCAAAACGTGCAGGGAAAAGGGGagcgagggaaaaaaaagtgcaccgCCAACCACCCACCGTGGCGACCCCCCTATACACgcttgtaaaaaataaattaaacaGTAGCAGCGgaactttcccttttttcatttatgttcCATTGGAGTGGACAAAAATATTCGTGGCTAATTTTTTAAACGCATCAAATGTACCTCTCGGACTGGGCATTTAAAAGTGAAAGGACCACGTCGAAGGGGTAGAGTCAACATGGTTAATTCACTAAATTCATGATATATGCAAGGCAGATGGAACATAACTCCTAAGCATGGCTGCAAGACTTTTCCCTCGGCCCAAGCTGTTGTtgcatataatttttatccaTGTAAGGGTTCGTTAATACTTTTCTTTGTTAAAATGAGTGGCTACTTAGCTatacttgtttttttttttttttttctttttcttataaGGGAAGGAGTTCCATTTATCTGCTCATTTGAACAAAACCTCACCATTTCGATATGCCCCTAACCCCTTGAAAATATACTTGAGGCCTTTTCTTTAATTACCATAGAGAGGGAAGGGTTTATACCCGTACAGTATACACCTACGCGCTTATTAGTTGACCAGTATGATCAGCCCGTTTTTCCGTTTACTAGAATATCTGTTTCGGTTCCTTTCGCTCTTTTATGCTCCCGTCCGCTGCGAGAGGACTGTCAGCCCAACGACCTTCAACGCAGATATACACCCACATTTGCTCGCATAAAAAAGGTGACCGGtcgcttttccttcatttaaaagattttttttttttttcttctttctatCGTTGCGTCAGAGAGTGGCACAACTTTTTTAACAATAAAAACACATCTTAAAACGCGGAAAATAAACGGTGCCTAAAGGCAACTCCCATAAAATTAGACAATTCAAGCCGAGTTGCAATATCGCCCGTATGCCGAACTTATGTATGTGTAGCACATATGTTAACCCCGAATGGGGACtggtgaaaaattttttacaagttaaaaaaaaataaaagaaaagaaataaagggaGAGGGGAAAGATGCGATACAATATACGATACGATAAAATAAACTAGTATAAatgtggaaagaaaaaattggggggaagggaaagagaaTTGAAGGCAATACCAAGCAATTCGTCACCACCCAGCTACACGCGCTCAGTCGTGTCCGGGAACATATACGGATATATGTTCCTCCGAATTGATTGTTTGCGTTTTTACCCAGTGGATTCATTTGAATTTGTCTTACGGCTTaactgttttctttttccttttttttgtagcctttttttgtaacccttttttgtaacccttttttgtaacccttttttgtaacccttttttgtaacccttttttgccatcttttttttttttttttcctttttttcaaaaccgCTTGGGAGGACACCCTAATTTATTACCtgactgttcaggtaaaaaattcccaaacggttgttaaaaaaaaaaaaaaaatctgcacACGGTTTTTTAGCTAGTCAAACAAAAAGGATCAACATAGCAGAAAGGGAGTGGGACATTATTCGATTATTCCTTACTTGAGCAATCCCATTTACACCAAATGGGGATATATGGTTTATGTAAGTATGCTTGTGGTGCGTTCTGACATGTGCGTTCTTCTCTCAATTCCCTGTTGTTTAGTCTTTCTTTGCCATATCAGCGTTCTTCCGTTGCTTATCTGTAGTaatgagaaggaacaaagtgacaaaaaaataaaacaaggcgaaataaaaaaaaaaaaaggaaaaaaaaaaggacggcAAAATTGTCAGCTACTCTCTCCAAGCGCattgaaaataattatgTTCAGATATGTTTTTATTATCGTCAACATATGTATACTCAGACGGCACTTCctgaaaattttcatcatgATAATTATTCTCAAtggcgcctttttttttccggcaTGTAAGAAcagtacacacacacgttGGTTTTTGCACCTATGCAATTGGCACATGTACACGTGAGtgagactttttttttttttttttttttgtaaaggaTATATTATGCATACATGGTGAAACGCACACCCACCACGAAGGTGGGGATTAAATTTCCATTGCGCGCGAAACAAATTGTGCTCATAAATACGGCccactaaaaaaaattaatcaatTCTTTCAATGGTTcctaaaattatgaaaattattttagcTGATTTCTAGCAGTTGACACAACATTTTCGAGTTGAAAGTGTCCACCGTGGCTAAATCAGCAGGGGTGAGCCAATTACTCAGGGAGCCGCTAAAaagggtattttttttttttttttttttttttttttttttatcccccccccttttatgaAACATAATTCACGTAACAGGCATACATGGTGCAAGGCCAAATAGGATGAACATGTTTGCGGAAATGCGCAAAGTGGACACACAACAGAAGTGTTGCACATTACGAGCAAGCAACATCCCCTTCTCCCTCTTCCATCTTTCCTATTCCATGTCTCACTTTCCTTACCTTACAACTTGGCGGagatttccttcttcttggcCTCCTCAATTTTCTTCGCCTTATCCTTGAGCTTCTTCAGCATCATGGACTTGGCGCTCATTTTCTGGCCTCCCCATTTTCTTCTAATGTCTACATTGTCATTGAAATTCtctttgcatatttttgcaaagtAATCCAATTTCTCTTGGTCCTCTTTTGAAACATTCTGTACGCAAATGGCTGTGGCAGTCTTCTTATGAACCAGTCTTCCCAAGGTGGCTTTATCTTTCACAATGCAGTAGGGAATATCTTTCAGTCGACATAAGGTAGGTAAGAAAAGTACCAATTCGATTGGAGAGACATCGTTGGCAATTACAACAAGGTTAGCCTTCTTTCTCTCCACCAACTTTGTAATGTGGTTAATTCCGTACTTTATCATCATTGGCTTTTTGTCTTTAGAAGCCACCTTGTTCAATGCATCCTTGGCTTTGCTCAGAagtctctttttcttttctgcctTCGACTCTGGCTTGTACGCCTTGAGGAAGTTTATCAGATCTTGTGTCTGCGCGGGGAGCGGTAATACCGCGAGTAGAAGGAAATGTGAGTGAGTGGActtagctaaaaaaaaaaaaaaaaaaaaaaaaaaagagcggaACGAAGGGAGGGGGAGAAGTAATACCCATTTGCTTCTCTCCTCTACAGCGAGGTTCAATGTGCCCTACCTGGCTCTTCGACAACGTGTGGTTAAACTGGTTAATGGAGGGGGGGACCTTCAGCCTTTCGAgcagaattttctttttcctctggaTGCGAATGTACCTGGGCCATTTGACATACTTGGATAAGTCCCTCTTGGCACGAACACCCACACCGATTATGttactcttcttctttttctcgaAGATGAGTGGGTTGCTTcgaattccctttttcctttccttctttatatcCTTCTTCACGGTTTTTTTGTTGCTCAGCGGGCAGGGCGCTGGCGTTTTCTTCGAGGGTTTCTTGGGTTGCTTTTTATCTTTCGCCTtcgaaggagaaaggaaaagaggaagggcaTAATGTGGAACAGAAATACAGCGCACGTATTCGTGAAGAGGCACCCACCCAACAGAATCTGAATATGCCTAAATTCGTTTCACCAAATTAGGCCGCTCAGTTCGTGTCAAGCAACAcgcttttcttctcctctttttcttttttctttttttttttttttttttttttttttgactccCCGCAGATAATGCCGCGGCGATTCGCTTCTTAACAATACATATTCGCCTGTATGCTTACCATTGTGTGAGTAAACCTTCACGCTGCTATGGGGAGTGAAAATATTTCGCTCTTCCTCAATTTACAAAACGTAATTATGTAGGTGAGACCAAACTGTATATAGTATACAATGAGCTCCTACAGGCGTGCGACGGCAAATCAACCGATCtcccttgttttttttttttttttccttcttttccctttgttGAGGAAGAACAATTTTATGTTGCGAAAATGGGGCGTATCATTCGCAAGGAGGAAAACGCGTTTTCGTTCCTTACTagtgattaaaaaaaaaaaaaaaaaaaaagtatataaaagaaagaaaaaaaaacttttaaagagaaaaataaaaattaaaaagcaaAGTGTAACTTAAAacggaaaagtaaaaaaaaaaaaaaaaactcttttACAGGAAATAGCCCCACAGccgaaatgcaaaaaaaaaaaaaaaaaaaaaaatgcgtatttatatatagtTATAAAGAGAtcgcctgaacaggtcagcttttttttttttttttttttttgccctcaAATGAAAAGCCGCGtatgaaaatatatgcagGGATTCCAAAAGtaggtaaaaaaataaaacttttAATAGTTATAAAACGGGAAAGCGGGAATACATttagaaaaggggaaaagaagaaaaaaaaaaaaaaaaacgcaaactGAGGGCGaaaggcatatatataatttatatGTCCCCGTTACCCAATCAATTATTTATTGTGCGTAATAACTTTGGTCGCAGGTAGCAATCTTTAACGCGATAAATTAGCCCACAAACGTAAACTTTATAATATGCGGGAAGGGGGGGTAAATTCATGCGTATAAATAAAgtaaatatacatgtacctCTGATGCGGTATGCGAGCTCGGTGGCTatgatgttcttttttttttttttttttttttccaaacctCATAGTAGTGATACAGGCGGTGCAACGGTGCCCCGCGTGGGATGCAGAGTTTTGCAAGCCAAGAAAAGATAGGCGGCAGTAGGTATACTACTATATTATGATTCATCCCCTATAGAATGAACGTAACGCACAGGTAGCCATGTCCATGAAGGCACCCATTGTTAATGTTTCCACCTCttgaagaagggaaaaaagctTAACGTGTGAAAACATATATCACCAAATGGTGGCGGATGTGATTATATATGTTGAAATGCCTTTTGGGTGCAGCGTGCATGGGAGAAGGAATACTTTAAAAGGCTAGCTAAAATTTACATTtgggagttttttttcctcccccctttttttttggaaatatgCACCTTTCGCTTGTGCCCCGTAGGGGGGTGAATCTATAAGCATATATAATAGCGTTGGTATAGGCAGGGAATACATCATCCTGGCAGGATAATTCACAAAGTGGGGGCAGCCATTATATATAGCGTgctataaatatatttcgaCCCATATTCTGAGCGTTGGTTTTTATGGCCTATgtcgccccccccccctccctgttggtatataaaatataaggGACCATGCGCGCCTGAGCGTAGTAAATTTGTTCAGGTTCACAAGTGCGTATCCCCCCGGAGCAGCATATCAACCATATTTATAAGTGGACGTATTTTTCTCACATATACCTTGTGGTTGCCTATCATAgttgagaaggaaaaaaaaaaaaaaaaaaaacttaacaAAAGAGTTTCCAGTCCATatatgatgtttttttttttttttttttttttttttggaggggaagatataaaaaaagtttacaCCAATCCCATTTGTGTGGTCTCAATGTATGCCCcctcaaatgaaaaaaacataaccCCAAGGTTTGAATGAGTGCATTTCTTCTCCGTATGCTTGTCAAAAAGCACTTCATATGCGAGGAGGGGTAACTAAAGTGCATCGTATTTGCGTGGGTTGGTGCCAAGTCGGATTACGCCACGTATGCatttatacgtatatactGTACCCGtgtaaccttttttttgttttaactGCTGTGACGCATATAATCTGCCCCATGTCAAATGCGCTAAGAAGaagccactttttttatgcgcaaagtatatatataaatgatacctttttatatgtatattttttccccccctcgaGGACGATAGTCGTTCCCCCGCAGCCGTATGCTCTTCCTacgtggaaaaatataaatgatcTTTGACCCTGAATCCCTGgtgagaggaaaaaatggtggTTTAGCAAGCGACGGATACGTGTTCGCGGCGCACCATACATATGgagataaataaaatttatccaACTCTACATATGCGCAAGCTTCAACCCAAAGTTCCTTACCtaaaacgtttttttttttaaaaaataaaaaaaaaaataaaaataaaaaaaaaggaacagttcGCATATACCTCCGCAGTTGCGTCATTCATTTTCGATCgatcagtttttttttttttacttcccgcGCTaagttttattttaaaaaaaaaaaaaaaaaaaaaaacatttttccctttttcacttattatttttcatttttcgtttttcgtttttcgttttccatttttctgtgaATTTCTGCTTATGCagtattttttatgaacgaTTCCTCTTTTAACTTATTTTCCCGCTTGAGGCAAAAAGCTCTTTTTATATTACGTGTTTTCTTAACTCCTGCGTGGTAACCCATCGTTCACGCAGTTGCTTCACACGTTGTGTTACATCAGAGAAGGAACATAAAAATccgcgtgaaaaaaaaaaaaaaaaaa
This DNA window, taken from Plasmodium knowlesi strain H genome assembly, chromosome: 13, encodes the following:
- a CDS encoding enoyl-CoA hydratase, putative: MATGRLLLPWLQVDYSFHGYRPITPSMATGRLLLPWLQVDYSFHGYRSITSSMAKGRLLLPFLSSSTAVCPMAMLSRRRSFSKFLMIKTTNGVFREGAPKFGSLPRRYKSTTTNEPEDSPIQEESNHHFNHHRYVDFYRDESMSIGIVRFRNTINGKKNIFGDFLDELRNVIEHVTNIISNEETNAFYIKEFPQKDNYMVKNLRNRIPYVDNRLKVLILTWDNAKTQGQTTTISSTPDYNSFLKNDEQLNIELSNSFRYLCNTIQHLPLITISTINGQCYNSGMDLLLSTDFKLSSEQSTFGFNKTHLGLFPYGGSTQKLFRTIPMSYAKHLLLTGDTISAKDALRINLIDICMNENEDHFINTSCVHFDTKFTKTQKIEILKKSVLTFFADIFSNELFAHKTNDSSFVFSLFFAFQFFFIPTNSLQSIKMSIMEGMSLSEPNLYLDHDRAVFERNVNAPQRGEILAYLKRTINNPTPTPT
- a CDS encoding ribosomal protein L7A, putative, whose amino-acid sequence is MAKDKKQPKKPSKKTPAPCPLSNKKTVKKDIKKERKKGIRSNPLIFEKKKKSNIIGVGVRAKRDLSKYVKWPRYIRIQRKKKILLERLKVPPSINQFNHTLSKSQTQDLINFLKAYKPESKAEKKKRLLSKAKDALNKVASKDKKPMMIKYGINHITKLVERKKANLVVIANDVSPIELVLFLPTLCRLKDIPYCIVKDKATLGRLVHKKTATAICVQNVSKEDQEKLDYFAKICKENFNDNVDIRRKWGGQKMSAKSMMLKKLKDKAKKIEEAKKKEISAKL